AGTCCGCGGCGCATGACGGCATCAGATTTGTCTCGGTGAACCACGATGGAAAAAACTCTAAGCAAAGAAAAGAGAAAATTGGCCCGCTGGAGAACCTCATACTTCTTCCGGCACGGCCACAATTACGAACGGAATTATTTCGAAGTTGTCAATGTCAAGACCAACGAATCAATAGGGCATTTGATCGATCTGACCCTGGAAGGAATGAAAACATTGGGACCAATAGCGGTCAACAGGGATGAAACCTATCATTTCCGAATCGACCTTCCCAAAGAGGTCAAGGGGGTTCAGAAAATCACGGTCGAAGCCCAGTGTGTCTGGTCGGAGAAAGATATCAATCCTGAATTCTATTCGGCCGGCTATAAGATAATTTATATTTCGCCCCCCTTCAGTGAGATTATCGAAACTTTAATTAACGGCTAAAATCCGGCATCTCACTTGGGGCTGAACGCTCGCGAAATATTTCACAAACTCTGTCCGATTTGCCTATCATTTAGGTTGAATTCCTCCTGATTTTTTTCTATATTTTTGCCATGAGATATTAATCCTTTCCAATTTCAGGAGGAGTCATGCCTTTCAACAAAGTGGAATATATCTGGATGAACGGAAAATTCGTGAAATGGGATGATGCCAAAATCCATGTCCTCTCTCATGTCGTGCATTACGGCTCATCACTCTTCGAAGGGCAGCGCTGCTACAAGACCCCCAAAGGTCCCGCCTGTTTCCGCCTGCAAGAGCATATTGACCGTCTCTGGAACTCCTGCAAAGTCTACCGGATGGAAATCCCTTTCACCCGGCAACAGATATTCGATGCCATCCTCGAGTTGATTGCTATTAATAATCTGGATGAATGTTATATCCGGCCTGTAGTGTACCGCGGCTATGATTCGCTGGGCGTCAACCCGCTGACCTGCCCGGTTGATGTCGCCATCGCCGCCTGGAATTGGGGGAAATATCTCGGTCCTGAGGCTTTGGAGCAGGGGGTCAAAGTCTGTGTCTCCTCCTGGAATCGAAACGCTCCCAACACCACACCTATGATGGCAAAGGCCGGAGCCAATTATATGAACGGCGCTCTTATCAAAATGGAGGCGCTGGCGCGCGGCTGTGTCGAAGGGATTGCTCTCGATATCTATGGCAATGTCTCAGAAGGCTCCGGAGAAAATATCTTTATCGTCCGCAATGGCGTTCTGGTGACTCCGCCTTTTTCGGCATCAATTCTTCCCGGCATCACCCGCCGCTCCGTGATTCGTCTCGCCGAAGATATGGGAATTAAAGTAATCGAAGAGAATATTCCCCGTGAAGCCTTATATATCGCCGATGAAGTCTTCTTCACCGGCTCGGCCGCCGAAATAACGCCGATTGCCGAAATTGACGGCATCATTATCGGCAGCGGACGCCGCGGTCCGATTACCGAAAAACTGCAGAAGCGATTTTTTGATATTCTCGAAGGGCGCGCCGACGACAAATATGGCTGGTTGACTTTTGTTCCCGCCAGGAAGACTGCCGCTGCCGCCAAAAGGTAATATGAAAATCGCTCTCGGCTCCGACCACGCCGGATTTGAACTGAAGGAAAAAGTAAAAAAAATCCTTCAGAAATTAGGCCATACCGTGGTCGATTTTGGGACAGATAACAAGGACTCGGTCGATTACCCCGATTTTGGAATAAAAGTGGCCGAATCGGTGGCGGAAGGAGCGGTTGACCGGGGAGTGGCGGTCTGCTGGACCGGCAACGGGATGACTATCGCCGCCAATAAAGTCAAAGGGATTCGGGCAACTCTCGCTCTCAACAAAGATATGGCTTATTACGCCCGCTTCCATAATGATTCCAATCTGCTCACTCTCTCTCAGAAATACACTTCCGAGGCGGAATTGGAGGATATCGTCAAGACCTGGTTGGAAACCGCTTTCGAAGGGGGGCGCCATATTCGAAGATTGCAGAAAATAGAAGACTTGGAAAATAAGTGAGAAGATAGGTGCTGAAATGTCATATCTGAAACAGACCGACCCGGAAATCTACAATGCCATCGTCGGCGAAGTAAACCGGGAATCGGACAAACTGGAATTAATCGCTTCGGAAAATTTTGTTTCCGAAGCAGTTCTGGAAGCGGCCGGCGGCGTCATGACCAACAAGTACGCCGAAGGGTATCCCGGCAAACGGTACTACGGCGGCTGCGAATTTGTTGATATGGCCGAAAATCTGGCTCGTGAGCGCGCTAAGCAGCTCTTCGGATGCGAGCATGTCAACGTCCAGCCGCATTCCGGCTCCCAGGCAAATATGGCGGTCTATTTTACTGTCCTGGAGCCGGGCGACAAGGTGATGGGGCTGGACCTTTCCCACGGCGGCCATTTGACTCATGGCCACCCTATAAATTTCTCCGGCAAACTTTTCAAATTCTCTTCCTATCAGGTGGAGAAAGATACCGAAGTAATCGACTACGATAAACTGGTCGCCCAGGCTAAAGAGATTAGACCGAAAATGATAGTCGCCGGAGCCTCGGCGTACCCTCGCTTCCTTGATTTCAAGAGATTCCGCGAAGCCTGTGACGCCTGCGGGGCATACCTGATGGTCGATATCGCCCATATCGCCGGACTGGTCGCCACCGGTTTGCACCCCTCGCCGATACATTATGCCGACTTCGTCACCACCACCACTCACAAAACCCTCCGCGGTCCCCGCGGCGGGATGGTGATGTGCAAAGAAAAATATGCCGCTGACCTCGACCGCACCGTTATGCCCGGTATTCAGGGGGGACCCTTGATGCATATCATCGCCGCCAAGGCGGTCGCCCTCAAAGAGGCCCTCAGCGATGACTTCAAAGCCTATCAGAAAAGAATCGTGGAAAACGCTTCCGTCCTGGCAAATGAACTCAAATCCAAAGGGTACCATATCGTCTCCGGCGGCACCGATACTCATCTGATGCTGGTCTCCTTCATTGAAATCGGTTTAACCGGTAAGAAAGTCGAAAAAGCGCTCGATGTCGCAGGTATTACCGTTAATAAAAATACCGTTCCCTTTGACCCCCAGAAACCGTTTGTTACCTCCGGCATCCGAATCGGCACGCCGGCAATAACCACTCGCGGGATGGGACCATCAGAGATGAAAATTATCGCCGGCTTTATCGACCGCGTTATCAAGAATCTCGACAACGAGGCGCTGCTCCAAGCGGTTGCCGCCGAGGTCAAATCGCTCTGCGCGAAATTTCCCCTCTATTCGCAGCGAAAAGATTAGCCTTGATTTCCGGCGATATCTGTCCGATAAATAAGTACCGGCGACTGAGAACCGCCGGTTTTTTATTATTGCATTATGAGAGGTTTTTTGAATAAATTTGTCTCTTAAAGTAAACTCTCTCAACGAAATTGTGATATGCTGATACAGTTTTCAATGTTTCCGGTCGGGAAAAAAGAATCGGCTTCCTCTGAGGTCGCCAAAATCATCGACCTCATAGACAAATCGGGACTGCCTTACCGAACTTCGTCGATGTCCACCGTCATCGAAGGGGAATGGGACAAGATAATGCCGCTCATAAACCGCTGCCGGCTGAGACTGCGGAGGTCGCACAACCGCATCTATATGGTTCTCACAATGGATGACCGCAAAGGGGCAAAGAACCGTCTGACCGGAAAGGTCCGCTCTCTGGAAAAA
The Candidatus Zixiibacteriota bacterium genome window above contains:
- a CDS encoding MTH1187 family thiamine-binding protein; protein product: MLIQFSMFPVGKKESASSEVAKIIDLIDKSGLPYRTSSMSTVIEGEWDKIMPLINRCRLRLRRSHNRIYMVLTMDDRKGAKNRLTGKVRSLEKKLGRKLKS
- a CDS encoding branched-chain amino acid transaminase, whose amino-acid sequence is MPFNKVEYIWMNGKFVKWDDAKIHVLSHVVHYGSSLFEGQRCYKTPKGPACFRLQEHIDRLWNSCKVYRMEIPFTRQQIFDAILELIAINNLDECYIRPVVYRGYDSLGVNPLTCPVDVAIAAWNWGKYLGPEALEQGVKVCVSSWNRNAPNTTPMMAKAGANYMNGALIKMEALARGCVEGIALDIYGNVSEGSGENIFIVRNGVLVTPPFSASILPGITRRSVIRLAEDMGIKVIEENIPREALYIADEVFFTGSAAEITPIAEIDGIIIGSGRRGPITEKLQKRFFDILEGRADDKYGWLTFVPARKTAAAAKR
- the glyA gene encoding serine hydroxymethyltransferase, which produces MSYLKQTDPEIYNAIVGEVNRESDKLELIASENFVSEAVLEAAGGVMTNKYAEGYPGKRYYGGCEFVDMAENLARERAKQLFGCEHVNVQPHSGSQANMAVYFTVLEPGDKVMGLDLSHGGHLTHGHPINFSGKLFKFSSYQVEKDTEVIDYDKLVAQAKEIRPKMIVAGASAYPRFLDFKRFREACDACGAYLMVDIAHIAGLVATGLHPSPIHYADFVTTTTHKTLRGPRGGMVMCKEKYAADLDRTVMPGIQGGPLMHIIAAKAVALKEALSDDFKAYQKRIVENASVLANELKSKGYHIVSGGTDTHLMLVSFIEIGLTGKKVEKALDVAGITVNKNTVPFDPQKPFVTSGIRIGTPAITTRGMGPSEMKIIAGFIDRVIKNLDNEALLQAVAAEVKSLCAKFPLYSQRKD
- the rpiB gene encoding ribose 5-phosphate isomerase B produces the protein MKIALGSDHAGFELKEKVKKILQKLGHTVVDFGTDNKDSVDYPDFGIKVAESVAEGAVDRGVAVCWTGNGMTIAANKVKGIRATLALNKDMAYYARFHNDSNLLTLSQKYTSEAELEDIVKTWLETAFEGGRHIRRLQKIEDLENK